In Vicugna pacos chromosome 27, VicPac4, whole genome shotgun sequence, one DNA window encodes the following:
- the NEIL1 gene encoding endonuclease 8-like 1 isoform X3, whose translation MPEGPELHLASHFVNEECRGLVFSGCVEKSPVSRNPEVPFESSAYHISALARGKELRLILSPLPGAQPPREPLALVFRFGMTGSFQLAPSDVLPPHAHLRFYTAPPGPRLALCFVDVRRFGHWELGGEWQPGRGPCVLLEYEQFRENVLRNLADKAFDRPICEALLDQRFFNGIGNYLRAEILHRLRIPPFEKARTVLEALQQRRPSPELTLSQKIKAKLQNPDLLELCHSVPKEVVQLGGKGYGPESGEEDFAAFRAWLRCYGMPGMSSLRDRNGRTIWFQGDPGPLAPKGGKSRKKKSKGVRQGPEDRVEDPPPPNKSPSKTRRARRGLPEQTTAQQPKGPSLQQDPEVPPVPEKGKRRRRPATSGRHRPQKVKAHTPSLEPEGTSAS comes from the exons ATGCCTGAGGGCCCTGAATTGCACCTGGCGAGCCACTTTGTGAATGAGGAATGCCGGGGGCTGGTGTTCAGCGGGTGCGTGGAGAAGTCACCTGTCAGCCGCAACCCGGAGGTGCCCTTTGAGAGCAGTGCCTACCACATCTCAGCCTTAGCCCGTGGCAAGGAGCTGCGCCTGATACTGAGCCCCCTGCCTGGGGCCCAGCCCCCACGGGAGCCACTGGCCCTTGTCTTCCGCTTCGGCATGACTGGCTCCTTCCAGCTGGCCCCCAGCGACGTGCTGCCGCCCCACGCCCACCTGCGCTTTTACACAGCTCCACCTGGCCCCCGACTCGCCCTCTGCTTTGTGGACGTCCGTCGCTTCGGCCACTGGGAGCTTGGGGGCGAGTGGCAGCCAGGCCGCGGGCCGTGTGTCTTGCTGGAGTATGAGCAGTTCAG GGAGAACGTCTTACGAAACCTGGCAGACAAGGCCTTCGACCGGCCCATTTGTGAGGCCCTCTTGGACCAGCGGTTCTTCAATGGCATTGGCAACTATCTGCGGGCAGAGATCCTGCACCG GCTGAGGATACCCCCCTTCGAGAAGGCCCGCACGGTTCTGGAGGCACTGCAGCAGCGCAGGCCG AGCCCAGAACTGACCCTGAGCCAGAAGATCAAGGCCAAGCTGCAGAACCCAGACCTGCTGGAGCTGTGCCACTCAGTGCCTAAGGAAGTGGTCCAGCTGG GGGGCAAAGGCTACGGGCCGGAGAGCGGAGAGGAGGACTTTGCTGCCTTCCGAGCCTGGCTGCGGTGTTATGGCATGCCAGGCATGAGCTCCCTGCGGGACCGGAATGGCCGCACCATCTGGTTCCAG GGGGATCCTGGACCCCTGGCACCTAAAG GGGGCAAGTCCCGCAAGAAGAAATCCAAGGGAGTGCGGCAGGGTCCTGAGGACAGAGTGGAG GACCCTCCACCTCCAAACAAGTCCCCTTCAAAGACACGCAGGGCACGGAGAGGCCTTCCTGAGCAGACTACAGCCCAGCAACCCAAGGGGCCCAGCCTCCAACAGGACCCAGAAGTGCCCCCAGTCCctgagaaagggaaaaggaggagacGACCAGCAACCTCAG GCCGCCATCGACCCCAAAAAGTCAAGGCTCACACCCCATCCTTGGAGCCTGAGGGGACCTCGGCCTCTTAG
- the NEIL1 gene encoding endonuclease 8-like 1 isoform X6: MPEGPELHLASHFVNEECRGLVFSGENVLRNLADKAFDRPICEALLDQRFFNGIGNYLRAEILHRLRIPPFEKARTVLEALQQRRPSPELTLSQKIKAKLQNPDLLELCHSVPKEVVQLGGKGYGPESGEEDFAAFRAWLRCYGMPGMSSLRDRNGRTIWFQGDPGPLAPKGGKSRKKKSKGVRQGPEDRVEDPPPPNKSPSKTRRARRGLPEQTTAQQPKGPSLQQDPEVPPVPEKGKRRRRPATSGRHRPQKVKAHTPSLEPEGTSAS; encoded by the exons ATGCCTGAGGGCCCTGAATTGCACCTGGCGAGCCACTTTGTGAATGAGGAATGCCGGGGGCTGGTGTTCAGCGG GGAGAACGTCTTACGAAACCTGGCAGACAAGGCCTTCGACCGGCCCATTTGTGAGGCCCTCTTGGACCAGCGGTTCTTCAATGGCATTGGCAACTATCTGCGGGCAGAGATCCTGCACCG GCTGAGGATACCCCCCTTCGAGAAGGCCCGCACGGTTCTGGAGGCACTGCAGCAGCGCAGGCCG AGCCCAGAACTGACCCTGAGCCAGAAGATCAAGGCCAAGCTGCAGAACCCAGACCTGCTGGAGCTGTGCCACTCAGTGCCTAAGGAAGTGGTCCAGCTGG GGGGCAAAGGCTACGGGCCGGAGAGCGGAGAGGAGGACTTTGCTGCCTTCCGAGCCTGGCTGCGGTGTTATGGCATGCCAGGCATGAGCTCCCTGCGGGACCGGAATGGCCGCACCATCTGGTTCCAG GGGGATCCTGGACCCCTGGCACCTAAAG GGGGCAAGTCCCGCAAGAAGAAATCCAAGGGAGTGCGGCAGGGTCCTGAGGACAGAGTGGAG GACCCTCCACCTCCAAACAAGTCCCCTTCAAAGACACGCAGGGCACGGAGAGGCCTTCCTGAGCAGACTACAGCCCAGCAACCCAAGGGGCCCAGCCTCCAACAGGACCCAGAAGTGCCCCCAGTCCctgagaaagggaaaaggaggagacGACCAGCAACCTCAG GCCGCCATCGACCCCAAAAAGTCAAGGCTCACACCCCATCCTTGGAGCCTGAGGGGACCTCGGCCTCTTAG
- the NEIL1 gene encoding endonuclease 8-like 1 isoform X5: MVLTRPGHPSHRMPEGPELHLASHFVNEECRGLVFSGENVLRNLADKAFDRPICEALLDQRFFNGIGNYLRAEILHRLRIPPFEKARTVLEALQQRRPSPELTLSQKIKAKLQNPDLLELCHSVPKEVVQLGGKGYGPESGEEDFAAFRAWLRCYGMPGMSSLRDRNGRTIWFQGDPGPLAPKGGKSRKKKSKGVRQGPEDRVEDPPPPNKSPSKTRRARRGLPEQTTAQQPKGPSLQQDPEVPPVPEKGKRRRRPATSGRHRPQKVKAHTPSLEPEGTSAS; encoded by the exons ATGGTCCTGACAA GGCCTGGCCACCCCTCCCACAGAATGCCTGAGGGCCCTGAATTGCACCTGGCGAGCCACTTTGTGAATGAGGAATGCCGGGGGCTGGTGTTCAGCGG GGAGAACGTCTTACGAAACCTGGCAGACAAGGCCTTCGACCGGCCCATTTGTGAGGCCCTCTTGGACCAGCGGTTCTTCAATGGCATTGGCAACTATCTGCGGGCAGAGATCCTGCACCG GCTGAGGATACCCCCCTTCGAGAAGGCCCGCACGGTTCTGGAGGCACTGCAGCAGCGCAGGCCG AGCCCAGAACTGACCCTGAGCCAGAAGATCAAGGCCAAGCTGCAGAACCCAGACCTGCTGGAGCTGTGCCACTCAGTGCCTAAGGAAGTGGTCCAGCTGG GGGGCAAAGGCTACGGGCCGGAGAGCGGAGAGGAGGACTTTGCTGCCTTCCGAGCCTGGCTGCGGTGTTATGGCATGCCAGGCATGAGCTCCCTGCGGGACCGGAATGGCCGCACCATCTGGTTCCAG GGGGATCCTGGACCCCTGGCACCTAAAG GGGGCAAGTCCCGCAAGAAGAAATCCAAGGGAGTGCGGCAGGGTCCTGAGGACAGAGTGGAG GACCCTCCACCTCCAAACAAGTCCCCTTCAAAGACACGCAGGGCACGGAGAGGCCTTCCTGAGCAGACTACAGCCCAGCAACCCAAGGGGCCCAGCCTCCAACAGGACCCAGAAGTGCCCCCAGTCCctgagaaagggaaaaggaggagacGACCAGCAACCTCAG GCCGCCATCGACCCCAAAAAGTCAAGGCTCACACCCCATCCTTGGAGCCTGAGGGGACCTCGGCCTCTTAG
- the NEIL1 gene encoding endonuclease 8-like 1 isoform X4: MVLTRPGHPSHRMPEGPELHLASHFVNEECRGLVFSGCVEKSPVSRNPEVPFESSAYHISALARGKELRLILSPLPGAQPPREPLALVFRFGMTGSFQLAPSDVLPPHAHLRFYTAPPGPRLALCFVDVRRFGHWELGGEWQPGRGPCVLLEYEQFRENVLRNLADKAFDRPICEALLDQRFFNGIGNYLRAEILHRLRIPPFEKARTVLEALQQRRPGDPGPLAPKGGKSRKKKSKGVRQGPEDRVEDPPPPNKSPSKTRRARRGLPEQTTAQQPKGPSLQQDPEVPPVPEKGKRRRRPATSGRHRPQKVKAHTPSLEPEGTSAS; the protein is encoded by the exons ATGGTCCTGACAA GGCCTGGCCACCCCTCCCACAGAATGCCTGAGGGCCCTGAATTGCACCTGGCGAGCCACTTTGTGAATGAGGAATGCCGGGGGCTGGTGTTCAGCGGGTGCGTGGAGAAGTCACCTGTCAGCCGCAACCCGGAGGTGCCCTTTGAGAGCAGTGCCTACCACATCTCAGCCTTAGCCCGTGGCAAGGAGCTGCGCCTGATACTGAGCCCCCTGCCTGGGGCCCAGCCCCCACGGGAGCCACTGGCCCTTGTCTTCCGCTTCGGCATGACTGGCTCCTTCCAGCTGGCCCCCAGCGACGTGCTGCCGCCCCACGCCCACCTGCGCTTTTACACAGCTCCACCTGGCCCCCGACTCGCCCTCTGCTTTGTGGACGTCCGTCGCTTCGGCCACTGGGAGCTTGGGGGCGAGTGGCAGCCAGGCCGCGGGCCGTGTGTCTTGCTGGAGTATGAGCAGTTCAG GGAGAACGTCTTACGAAACCTGGCAGACAAGGCCTTCGACCGGCCCATTTGTGAGGCCCTCTTGGACCAGCGGTTCTTCAATGGCATTGGCAACTATCTGCGGGCAGAGATCCTGCACCG GCTGAGGATACCCCCCTTCGAGAAGGCCCGCACGGTTCTGGAGGCACTGCAGCAGCGCAGGCCG GGGGATCCTGGACCCCTGGCACCTAAAG GGGGCAAGTCCCGCAAGAAGAAATCCAAGGGAGTGCGGCAGGGTCCTGAGGACAGAGTGGAG GACCCTCCACCTCCAAACAAGTCCCCTTCAAAGACACGCAGGGCACGGAGAGGCCTTCCTGAGCAGACTACAGCCCAGCAACCCAAGGGGCCCAGCCTCCAACAGGACCCAGAAGTGCCCCCAGTCCctgagaaagggaaaaggaggagacGACCAGCAACCTCAG GCCGCCATCGACCCCAAAAAGTCAAGGCTCACACCCCATCCTTGGAGCCTGAGGGGACCTCGGCCTCTTAG
- the NEIL1 gene encoding endonuclease 8-like 1 isoform X2, which translates to MVLTRPGHPSHRMPEGPELHLASHFVNEECRGLVFSGCVEKSPVSRNPEVPFESSAYHISALARGKELRLILSPLPGAQPPREPLALVFRFGMTGSFQLAPSDVLPPHAHLRFYTAPPGPRLALCFVDVRRFGHWELGGEWQPGRGPCVLLEYEQFRENVLRNLADKAFDRPICEALLDQRFFNGIGNYLRAEILHRLRIPPFEKARTVLEALQQRRPSPELTLSQKIKAKLQNPDLLELCHSVPKEVVQLGGKGYGPESGEEDFAAFRAWLRCYGMPGMSSLRDRNGRTIWFQGDPGPLAPKGGKSRKKKSKGVRQGPEDRVETRRARRGLPEQTTAQQPKGPSLQQDPEVPPVPEKGKRRRRPATSGRHRPQKVKAHTPSLEPEGTSAS; encoded by the exons ATGGTCCTGACAA GGCCTGGCCACCCCTCCCACAGAATGCCTGAGGGCCCTGAATTGCACCTGGCGAGCCACTTTGTGAATGAGGAATGCCGGGGGCTGGTGTTCAGCGGGTGCGTGGAGAAGTCACCTGTCAGCCGCAACCCGGAGGTGCCCTTTGAGAGCAGTGCCTACCACATCTCAGCCTTAGCCCGTGGCAAGGAGCTGCGCCTGATACTGAGCCCCCTGCCTGGGGCCCAGCCCCCACGGGAGCCACTGGCCCTTGTCTTCCGCTTCGGCATGACTGGCTCCTTCCAGCTGGCCCCCAGCGACGTGCTGCCGCCCCACGCCCACCTGCGCTTTTACACAGCTCCACCTGGCCCCCGACTCGCCCTCTGCTTTGTGGACGTCCGTCGCTTCGGCCACTGGGAGCTTGGGGGCGAGTGGCAGCCAGGCCGCGGGCCGTGTGTCTTGCTGGAGTATGAGCAGTTCAG GGAGAACGTCTTACGAAACCTGGCAGACAAGGCCTTCGACCGGCCCATTTGTGAGGCCCTCTTGGACCAGCGGTTCTTCAATGGCATTGGCAACTATCTGCGGGCAGAGATCCTGCACCG GCTGAGGATACCCCCCTTCGAGAAGGCCCGCACGGTTCTGGAGGCACTGCAGCAGCGCAGGCCG AGCCCAGAACTGACCCTGAGCCAGAAGATCAAGGCCAAGCTGCAGAACCCAGACCTGCTGGAGCTGTGCCACTCAGTGCCTAAGGAAGTGGTCCAGCTGG GGGGCAAAGGCTACGGGCCGGAGAGCGGAGAGGAGGACTTTGCTGCCTTCCGAGCCTGGCTGCGGTGTTATGGCATGCCAGGCATGAGCTCCCTGCGGGACCGGAATGGCCGCACCATCTGGTTCCAG GGGGATCCTGGACCCCTGGCACCTAAAG GGGGCAAGTCCCGCAAGAAGAAATCCAAGGGAGTGCGGCAGGGTCCTGAGGACAGAGTGGAG ACACGCAGGGCACGGAGAGGCCTTCCTGAGCAGACTACAGCCCAGCAACCCAAGGGGCCCAGCCTCCAACAGGACCCAGAAGTGCCCCCAGTCCctgagaaagggaaaaggaggagacGACCAGCAACCTCAG GCCGCCATCGACCCCAAAAAGTCAAGGCTCACACCCCATCCTTGGAGCCTGAGGGGACCTCGGCCTCTTAG
- the NEIL1 gene encoding endonuclease 8-like 1 isoform X1, whose translation MVLTRPGHPSHRMPEGPELHLASHFVNEECRGLVFSGCVEKSPVSRNPEVPFESSAYHISALARGKELRLILSPLPGAQPPREPLALVFRFGMTGSFQLAPSDVLPPHAHLRFYTAPPGPRLALCFVDVRRFGHWELGGEWQPGRGPCVLLEYEQFRENVLRNLADKAFDRPICEALLDQRFFNGIGNYLRAEILHRLRIPPFEKARTVLEALQQRRPSPELTLSQKIKAKLQNPDLLELCHSVPKEVVQLGGKGYGPESGEEDFAAFRAWLRCYGMPGMSSLRDRNGRTIWFQGDPGPLAPKGGKSRKKKSKGVRQGPEDRVEDPPPPNKSPSKTRRARRGLPEQTTAQQPKGPSLQQDPEVPPVPEKGKRRRRPATSGRHRPQKVKAHTPSLEPEGTSAS comes from the exons ATGGTCCTGACAA GGCCTGGCCACCCCTCCCACAGAATGCCTGAGGGCCCTGAATTGCACCTGGCGAGCCACTTTGTGAATGAGGAATGCCGGGGGCTGGTGTTCAGCGGGTGCGTGGAGAAGTCACCTGTCAGCCGCAACCCGGAGGTGCCCTTTGAGAGCAGTGCCTACCACATCTCAGCCTTAGCCCGTGGCAAGGAGCTGCGCCTGATACTGAGCCCCCTGCCTGGGGCCCAGCCCCCACGGGAGCCACTGGCCCTTGTCTTCCGCTTCGGCATGACTGGCTCCTTCCAGCTGGCCCCCAGCGACGTGCTGCCGCCCCACGCCCACCTGCGCTTTTACACAGCTCCACCTGGCCCCCGACTCGCCCTCTGCTTTGTGGACGTCCGTCGCTTCGGCCACTGGGAGCTTGGGGGCGAGTGGCAGCCAGGCCGCGGGCCGTGTGTCTTGCTGGAGTATGAGCAGTTCAG GGAGAACGTCTTACGAAACCTGGCAGACAAGGCCTTCGACCGGCCCATTTGTGAGGCCCTCTTGGACCAGCGGTTCTTCAATGGCATTGGCAACTATCTGCGGGCAGAGATCCTGCACCG GCTGAGGATACCCCCCTTCGAGAAGGCCCGCACGGTTCTGGAGGCACTGCAGCAGCGCAGGCCG AGCCCAGAACTGACCCTGAGCCAGAAGATCAAGGCCAAGCTGCAGAACCCAGACCTGCTGGAGCTGTGCCACTCAGTGCCTAAGGAAGTGGTCCAGCTGG GGGGCAAAGGCTACGGGCCGGAGAGCGGAGAGGAGGACTTTGCTGCCTTCCGAGCCTGGCTGCGGTGTTATGGCATGCCAGGCATGAGCTCCCTGCGGGACCGGAATGGCCGCACCATCTGGTTCCAG GGGGATCCTGGACCCCTGGCACCTAAAG GGGGCAAGTCCCGCAAGAAGAAATCCAAGGGAGTGCGGCAGGGTCCTGAGGACAGAGTGGAG GACCCTCCACCTCCAAACAAGTCCCCTTCAAAGACACGCAGGGCACGGAGAGGCCTTCCTGAGCAGACTACAGCCCAGCAACCCAAGGGGCCCAGCCTCCAACAGGACCCAGAAGTGCCCCCAGTCCctgagaaagggaaaaggaggagacGACCAGCAACCTCAG GCCGCCATCGACCCCAAAAAGTCAAGGCTCACACCCCATCCTTGGAGCCTGAGGGGACCTCGGCCTCTTAG
- the COMMD4 gene encoding COMM domain-containing protein 4, with product MRFRFCGDLDCPDWVLAEISTLAKISSVKLRLLCSQVLKELLGQGIDYEKILKLTADARFEAGDVKATVAVLSFILSSAAKHSVDGESLSSELQQLGLPKEHAASLCRCYEEKQSPLQEHLRACSLRVNRLAGVGWRVDYTLSSSLLRSVEEPMVHLRLEVAAASGAPVQPVAMSLSTDKFQVLLAELKQAQTLMSSLG from the exons ATG AGGTTCCGGTTTTGTGGTGATCTGGACTGTCCTGACTGGGTCCTGGCGGAGATCAGCACACTGGCCAAGATT TCTTCCGTGAAGCTGAGGCTGCTGTGTAGCCAGGTGCTGAAGGAGCTTTTGGGACAGGGGATTGAC TATGAGAAGATCCTGAAGCTCACTGCTGATGCCAGGTTTG AGGCAGGTGATGTGAAGGCCACGGTGGCAGTGCTGAGCTTCATCCTCTCCAGTGCGGCCAAGCATAGCGTGGATGGCGAGTCCTTGTCCAGTGAACTGCAGCAGCTGGGGCTGCCCAAAG AGCACGCGGCCAGCCTGTGTCGCTGTTACGAGGAGAAGCAAAGCCCCCTGCAAGAGCACCTGCGGGCCTGCAGCCTTCGAG TGAACAGGCTGGCAGGCGTGGGCTGGCGGGTGGACTACACGCTGAGCTCTAGCCTGCTGCGGTCCGTGGAGGAGCCCATGGTGCACCTGCGGCTGGAGGTGGCAGCTGCCTCGGGTGCCCCGGTCCAGCCTGTGGCCATGTCCCTCTCAACAGACAAGTTCCAGGTCCTCCTGGCAG AACTGAAGCAGGCCCAGACCCTGATGAGCTCGCTGGGCTGA